One part of the Leclercia sp. LSNIH1 genome encodes these proteins:
- a CDS encoding DUF2958 domain-containing protein → MTTLVTEEDRVHLLAHGLTRAAGQECDPLPVVRLFTPDAHATWLLAALDPTDGDTAYGLIDLGIGMPALATVKLSDLASIVGPLKQPVIRDRYFQPTRPLSEYVRLAQENGSITD, encoded by the coding sequence TTGACCACGCTTGTCACCGAGGAAGACCGGGTGCACCTACTGGCCCACGGCCTCACCCGCGCCGCAGGCCAGGAATGTGACCCGCTGCCCGTGGTGCGCCTGTTCACACCGGACGCACATGCGACCTGGCTATTGGCCGCGCTCGATCCGACCGATGGCGATACGGCCTACGGCCTGATCGACCTCGGGATCGGGATGCCTGCCCTGGCGACGGTGAAGCTGTCCGATCTGGCGTCCATCGTCGGGCCGCTCAAGCAGCCCGTGATACGAGATCGGTACTTCCAGCCGACGCGGCCGCTGTCGGAATACGTTCGACTGGCTCAGGAAAACGGTTCGATCACCGATTGA